In Dermacentor silvarum isolate Dsil-2018 chromosome 2, BIME_Dsil_1.4, whole genome shotgun sequence, the following proteins share a genomic window:
- the LOC125943508 gene encoding uncharacterized protein LOC125943508: MVLCAVFGCSNRSKTKKRRQSANTNLFRLPKVVHNQCDRTRTLSAKRRSLWLARIRRADLDTNRADIRVCGAHFVSGRPSKLWEETNPDWAPSLLLGYGSRQADPARYDRAKRRRLQKDEADAASAAVSAAIAESIGTDTGDAVEGQPPPGDEDESGTEENAPGVAAQTELTSVGLQALETQCLALNEALYTARSENEQLELSKAAFQGCAVGGEHTTISHAQDPHLQGTIS, translated from the exons ATGGTACTATGCGCTGTATTTGGGTGCTCGAACCGCAGCAAAACGAAGAAGAGACGGCAGTCGGCGAACACAAATCTATTTCGCTTGCCAAAGGTCGTGCACAATCAGTGCGACCGCACGAGAACACTCAGTGCGAAGCGGCGCAGTCTGTGGCTGGCACGTATCAGACGCGCCGATCTCGACACCAACCGTGCCGATATCCGAGTCTGCGGCGCTCATTTCGTATCAG GCAGGCCATCAAAGCTGTGGGAGGAGACGAATCCCGATTGGGCACCGTCGCTTCTGCTCGGATACGGCTCGCGTCAGGCAGACCCTGCGCGCTACGACCGCGCGAAAAGACGGCGCTTGCAGAAAGATGAAGCTGATGCGGCGTCAGCGGCAGTGTCGGCGGCAATCGCAGAGTCGATCGGCACCGATACCGGCGACGCAGTGGAAGGCCAGCCACCACCGGGAGACGAAGACGAAAGCGGTACCGAAGAAAATGCGCCTG gagTCGCTGCGCAGACGGAGCTAACCTCGGTGGGCCTCCAAGCTTTGGAAACGCAGTGTCTCGCGCTCAACGAGGCCCTTTACACTGCCCGGAGCGAAAACGAGCAGCTGGAGCTGTCAAAAGCAGCATTTCAAGGAT GTGCAGTGGGCGGTGAGCACACTACCATCAGCCATGCACAGGACCCACACCTTCAAGGGACCATCTCCTAG